One stretch of Malus domestica chromosome 14, GDT2T_hap1 DNA includes these proteins:
- the LOC103454154 gene encoding NDR1/HIN1-like protein 1: MSTKDCGLHRQNKRRRMFRRCCAGLLIFNFILLVTILIVWAILQPSKPRFVLQDVTVFNFNTSASNVFSSSFQVTISSRNPNDKIGIYYDRLNIYATYRAQQITFPTLIPPVYQGHKDVNIWSPFIYGTDVPIAPYNSIALGQDQNAGSVLLLIKMDGRVRWKVGTFISSRYHLYIRCPAFITLGSKTTGVEVGNNAVKYQLVQRCKVTV, translated from the coding sequence ATGTCAACGAAGGATTGTGGACTGCATCGCCAAAACAAGCGGCGGAGGATGTTCCGCCGCTGTTGCGCTGGCCTCCTAATCTTCAACTTCATCCTCCTTGTCACAATCCTCATCGTGTGGGCCATCCTCCAGCCCTCCAAGCCCCGCTTCGTCCTCCAAGACGTCACCGTCTTCAACTTCAACACCTCCGCCTCCAACGTCTTCTCCTCCAGCTTCCAGGTCACCATCTCCTCCCGAAACCCTAACGACAAGATCGGCATCTACTACGACAGGCTCAACATCTACGCGACCTACCGTGCGCAGCAGATCACGTTCCCGACGCTCATCCCGCCGGTATACCAAGGCCACAAGGACGTCAACATCTGGTCGCCGTTCATCTACGGCACCGACGTCCCCATCGCTCCGTACAACTCCATCGCTCTGGGGCAGGACCAGAATGCCGGGTCGGTTCTTTTGCTCATCAAGATGGACGGCCGGGTCAGGTGGAAGGTCGGCACCTTCATCTCCAGTCGGTACCATTTGTACATCCGGTGCCCCGCTTTTATCACTCTGGGTTCCAAGACCACCGGAGTTGAGGTCGGTAACAACGCTGTCAAGTACCAGCTGGTGCAGCGCTGCAAAGTGACCGTATGA